Sequence from the Helicoverpa armigera isolate CAAS_96S chromosome 14, ASM3070526v1, whole genome shotgun sequence genome:
aaaatattattcaaccacagaagtttcaaataaatattaataacgaaAAAGTACAGAATTGCTCCTTGCAacataagaacaaaaaaattcaAGTAAGCTGCAATGTTTTGCACTCGAAATCTTGTTAACAAAATGCAAGAGATGAGTTGGCCTGCTGGTAGGATGACGAGAAATATAGAAATGATTCGTCGTCGTCCAAACACTGTTCTAGAAACGCGAAAATGGGTATCAATGGCATCCAGTTTGTTGAAAATTTCTAGGTAGAACTTAGGGTTCCAGACTGAAGTGCATAAAACTGAATAAGCTCCTTCTAAAATACTCAGAATGCCAAAAGTTTTAGTTAAGACGTTGAGGGGCACGTCTGATTTCGTGTAACGCCAACTAAGCGGTCTCGCGAATACCATTCCAGCCAGAATGTGGTGTACAGTAAACAACAATGAGTATAATCTACTAAACCACATTATTTTTCTGATATCATTCTTCTCGTATGAAACTAATTTTGATCCGAATAAAGacgcaaaataaattaatggtttTGCAGCAAATGCTATTGAGAATAACATATCTTTTTTGGtcactttattttttgtaatgattacgttgaaattattttcgtcttttttactgtttgaaaatattttattagtttttaagtgcGGTGCAAAATCGTTTTCGTAAAACATCGTCTTTTCTTCTACAGGACGTGTTATGTACTGATACATTCTCACGATTAATAAGTTTTTCGTTTGAAGTAGGTATCTAtggaaattgatttttaattttgacgcTCTTTGGGCTTTTCGAATTTAGGAAAGTGTATACCCTTGTTTTACATGAACAAAGATGAATAATTAATCGCTTTTATATTCATAGTTGCCCTTGTACTAATTTTTTTAGTGATTCCTCaaaaaattgaataaagaaTACCCGTGAGTAAATTGTGCCCTTTTTTGATATTATGATTTCACAAAGTCGCGTAAACATGTGAGATTAGCAagtcagaataaataaaacaataattacaagAGACATCGCAGTGTATTcgttaaaatataggtaagggtgggttcagatagaccggctcggagagcatcggcgcgcatctTTCTTTTCAaacagaccggagccgatcggctgcgcgagcattaaagagtATCAaacggagccaaacgtcaagaaaaaaatcacgatcggagccggtcggcccCTCTTaatatttcacaccgagcgcattCGAGCATTCTCAAATGACAGaagcagtgcgcatgcaaaaatataccttacttcaaatattaattactcaattttcaacgtgtaAGAAATTGCTCTGCTCTCCGACCCGGTCAATCTGAACCCTAAAGAGAGTCCTCAAGTTTTTCgggaaaaattttttttttggcaaatcCCACGACggaaaaaatcttattgaaaaataataaaataactcaaaaccccccgACTTAACCAGTTATACCATACCCCAGACTTACCATAATACATAACCTGCTAAAGGATTtctagtgtcgtgaatacaattattgaagaattgGAGATGTTTAACGATAAAATACACACATGAGTATGATTAATTGTTGaaatttcatatagaaaaggcagcccccgacggttattcctcGGTTATGTATTATGGTAAGTCTGGGGTATGGTATAACTGGTTAAAGCTAGGCGTCCACTTatcggtatcgtacgcaacggacgcATCGCACGCAACGGAGCAGAGGTGTCGGCATTGTCGATGTGCGATGCGTACGATGCGGACAGGTGGACGCACTTGTatgagtttctatataaatgatactacgatccgttgcgtgcgatgcgtccgttgcgtacgataccgatAAGTGGACGCCTagcttaagtcgggggttttgagttattttattatttttcaataagatttttaccgtcgtgggttttttcaaaatttttaattttgcttaattttatttcagactttttaaagagcatatattattatacgaattatagtctacATAATATCTAGGTAAGATCTAGCAAAGATACgtttaataatattgcaatataattGTTTCACACTAATACAGcagcgccccctagtgagttaatATCGTAAGACTTATCTTAAACCATGCACTAATCAACTACGAACCCATCGCTGAAAACCGCATTGAAATCGGACAAttcgttataatattattgcactaatattgtagcgccctctagtgagttacggatgtaatttttattatttgggaacatgcattaagcacgtacacatCGCTGATGATAACAGAATTGTAATCggacgttttgattatattgcaacattgttttgcactaatattgaggcgccccctagtgagttatagccatCACACCTATCCAAggacatgaactcatcgaataCAAACCCGtcattgaaaaccgcatcaaaatcggattattagtttataagatactagtcgttttcccgcggtttcacccgcgtcccgtgggagctactgcccgcaccgggataaaatatagcctatgttacttgcagataatatagctttctaatggtcaaagaatatttaaaatcggtccagtagcttttgagtttatccattacaaccaaacaaacaaacaaagttttccactttataatattagtatataatagatgtgggaacattactttgcacaaacgcacacacaaattcacaaacgcacatctctcaccctaaacgcatatacatacctgctccgttccgtcgtagGTCAAAATCAGGTGGCACGTGCCCGGGTTTAGTCCTCCAACGACCACTAATTATCCTGTCTGCTATGATCAAAGATATGATCAAAATGCAAAGAGCTATGAGTAAAACTAATTGATGCCAGAAGAcactgtaacaataaaacataattacctaTTACATTTTAAGGAATATGcgcgataaaataaaaacgaggtACTTTGCGATTgcattaaatttatatttatacattgcATAGTATTCAGAGACGTAGGATTTTTTCAGTTTGTAGGTATGAGGAAATAAATGTAAGTGTTTCAAAACCCCAAAAACCGTGATATTTGCATGGGCTATTTTCGTGTAGATAAGCAGCTCAGGTGTGAGGAATTGGAGTTTGCAGATAGGGTTACCTTTTGTACATGACTAGATAATGTGTTTAATGCTGGCCAACTAAACAAGTGCATGAGAG
This genomic interval carries:
- the LOC110375650 gene encoding uncharacterized protein LOC110375650 isoform X1, with the protein product MYQYITRPVEEKTMFYENDFAPHLKTNKIFSNSKKDENNFNVIITKNKVTKKDMLFSIAFAAKPLIYFASLFGSKLVSYEKNDIRKIMWFSRLYSLLFTVHHILAGMVFARPLSWRYTKSDVPLNVLTKTFGILSILEGAYSVLCTSVWNPKFYLEIFNKLDAIDTHFRVSRTVFGRRRIISIFLVILPAGQLISCILLTRFRVQNIAAYLNFFVLMLQGAILYFFVINIYLKLLWLNNILENTTIKRISNQKKMVFKDTIWDSIVKGICKEPKMLKDHIIRYSWFELMQIYDKVADCIDLFNKIYCGQIFVMYNLWLLCTLLTICRSLSPSVKYSEVYASDLFMYFSLNSRPMFLAIMCEMFMSERKKTLSLLLHVLQLHEGDDQKYSQIKTMIMLAESRKLEITTNVFAINVPTVMNFAGRTISYTVLMIQYFYNHVF